The DNA region TTTTGTTTGCTTCCTGTATGGGAGGACAAGGAACGTCTCCGTAAGAGCAAAACACGCAGCAATCACCTTCTTTGGGTTTGAGCAGCGTTTCACAACTGGGGCATTCCCAGAAGAACTGACAGG from Verrucomicrobiota bacterium includes:
- a CDS encoding GDCCVxC domain-containing (seleno)protein, coding for MSNSAIIELASTITCPNCGHQSKEQMPTNSCQFFWECPSCETLLKPKEGDCCVFCSYGDVPCPPIQEANKSGGEAPSGCSG